A window of the Alnus glutinosa chromosome 4, dhAlnGlut1.1, whole genome shotgun sequence genome harbors these coding sequences:
- the LOC133866237 gene encoding receptor-like serine/threonine-protein kinase At2g45590: MIHDDVKPSNILLNVDFKAKIRDFGLARLKTENLMEKREDVVECGEDNGLILEETESMTIGFDEGGAGVVADQSPEGYVVRILDSKASPENMVVSPEVGVNKASASDGCFHKLSMDTGKDLIRNGTKKWGFEEGLVVEIGQWRWV; this comes from the coding sequence ATGATCCACGATGATGTCAAGCCTAGTAATATTTTGCTCAACGTTGATTTCAAGGCCAAGATTAGGGATTTTGGCTTGGCGAGGTTGAAGACAGAGAATCTCATGGAGAAGAGGGAGGATGTGGTCGAGTGTGGAGAGGACAACGGGTTGATTTTGGAGGAGACGGAGAGCATGACCATTGGGTTTGATGAGGGTGGTGCTGGGGTGGTTGCTGATCAGTCCCCAGAGGGCTACGTGGTGAGAATCTTGGATTCGAAGGCGTCGCCAGAGAATATGGTAGTGTCGCCGGAAGTTGGGGTCAACAAGGCGAGCGCATCGGACGGGTGCTTCCATAAGTTGAGCATGGATACCGGCAAGGATTTGATCAGAAATGGTACGAAAAAATGGGGGTTCGAGGAGGgattggtggtagaaataggacaatGGAGGTGGGTCTAA